One genomic window of Catenulispora sp. MAP5-51 includes the following:
- a CDS encoding DUF4097 family beta strand repeat-containing protein: protein MTFDATPPRAPIGALRISTIAMAGVIVAVGVPAATAAFAMSSQVIDQQQLVGISAAGPITRVVIADSESDVHISATDTAGGVSGQAVVQWKGKNGKRAELRQSVADGVLTLAKDCSGGGCGPVDITLSVPRDIAVQAATSDGGISVSGVTGAVDLRTSNGGIDAVGLGSGDASFHTSDGGIDASFTGAPARITAVTSNAAVTVATDGRTKYYDSVRTTNGNRYLTNVQDRDAAGEIDVTTTNGDVTVS from the coding sequence ATGACCTTCGACGCCACCCCGCCCCGCGCCCCGATCGGCGCCCTGCGGATCAGCACCATCGCCATGGCCGGCGTGATCGTGGCGGTGGGCGTTCCGGCCGCCACCGCGGCGTTCGCGATGTCCTCGCAGGTGATCGACCAGCAGCAGCTGGTCGGGATCAGCGCGGCGGGCCCGATCACCCGGGTCGTGATCGCCGATTCGGAGAGCGACGTGCACATCTCCGCGACCGACACGGCCGGCGGGGTGAGCGGGCAGGCCGTGGTGCAGTGGAAGGGCAAGAACGGCAAGCGGGCCGAGCTGCGGCAGAGCGTCGCGGACGGGGTCCTGACCCTGGCCAAGGACTGCTCCGGCGGCGGATGCGGGCCGGTCGACATCACGCTTTCAGTGCCGCGGGACATCGCCGTCCAGGCCGCCACCTCCGACGGCGGGATCAGCGTCTCCGGCGTCACCGGCGCGGTGGACCTGAGGACGTCCAACGGCGGCATCGACGCCGTCGGCCTGGGATCCGGCGACGCCTCCTTCCACACCTCGGACGGCGGCATCGACGCCTCCTTCACCGGCGCGCCGGCCCGGATCACCGCGGTCACCAGCAACGCCGCCGTGACGGTCGCCACCGACGGCCGGACCAAGTACTACGACTCAGTGCGAACCACCAACGGCAACCGGTACCTGACGAACGTGCAGGACCGTGACGCAGCCGGCGAGATCGACGTGACCACCACCAACGGCGACGTGACCGTCAGTTAG
- a CDS encoding acetyl-CoA C-acetyltransferase — protein MGEAYIVGALRTAVGRKKGALSPAHPADMGAHVIKAVVDAAGVDPAAVDDVVFGCVDTIGHQAGDIARTAWLAAGLPEEVPGVTVDRQCGSSQQAVHFAAQAVMSGTADLVVAGGVQNMSQIPIAAAMTVAGQFGITDPFSGSKGWRARYGDQPVSQFHAAELIAGKWDVSRDAMEDFALESHRRALRAIDEGRFEREIVPYEGFAVDEGPRRDTSKEAMAGLRTLVEGGRLTAAVSSQISDASAALLIASEDAVRTHGLTPRARIHHMSVRGADPIFMLTAPIPATEHALRKSGMSLDDIDLVEINEAFAPVVLAWAKETGADPARVNVNGGAIALGHPLGATGARLMTTLLHELERTGARYGLQTMCEGGGQANVTIIERL, from the coding sequence ATGGGTGAGGCCTACATAGTCGGTGCCCTGCGAACAGCGGTCGGGCGCAAGAAGGGCGCGCTGTCCCCGGCGCATCCCGCCGACATGGGCGCGCACGTCATCAAGGCGGTCGTGGACGCCGCCGGGGTCGACCCGGCGGCCGTGGACGACGTCGTGTTCGGCTGCGTCGACACCATCGGGCACCAGGCCGGCGACATCGCGCGCACCGCGTGGCTGGCCGCCGGGCTGCCCGAGGAGGTGCCGGGGGTGACGGTGGACCGGCAGTGCGGGTCCTCGCAGCAGGCCGTGCACTTCGCGGCGCAGGCGGTGATGAGCGGGACGGCGGACCTCGTGGTGGCCGGCGGCGTGCAGAACATGTCGCAGATCCCGATCGCGGCGGCCATGACGGTCGCGGGGCAGTTCGGGATCACGGACCCGTTCTCCGGCTCGAAGGGGTGGCGGGCGCGGTACGGCGACCAGCCGGTGTCGCAGTTCCACGCGGCCGAGCTGATCGCGGGCAAGTGGGACGTCTCCCGGGACGCGATGGAGGACTTCGCGCTGGAATCGCATCGCCGGGCGCTGCGAGCGATCGACGAGGGACGGTTCGAGCGCGAGATCGTGCCGTACGAGGGGTTCGCGGTGGACGAGGGGCCGCGGCGCGACACGTCCAAGGAGGCGATGGCCGGGCTGCGGACGCTGGTCGAGGGTGGCCGGCTGACCGCGGCCGTATCGTCGCAGATCTCTGATGCCTCGGCCGCTCTGCTCATCGCCTCCGAGGACGCGGTGCGCACGCACGGCCTCACCCCGCGCGCCCGGATCCACCACATGTCGGTACGGGGCGCCGATCCCATCTTCATGCTCACCGCGCCGATCCCCGCCACCGAGCACGCATTGCGCAAGAGCGGGATGAGCCTGGACGACATCGACCTGGTCGAGATCAACGAGGCCTTCGCGCCGGTGGTGCTGGCGTGGGCCAAGGAGACCGGCGCGGACCCGGCGCGGGTCAACGTCAACGGAGGCGCCATCGCGCTCGGCCACCCGCTCGGCGCGACCGGCGCGCGGCTGATGACCACGCTCCTGCACGAGTTGGAGCGCACCGGCGCCCGCTACGGTCTGCAGACGATGTGCGAGGGCGGCGGGCAGGCGAACGTGACCATCATCGAAAGGCTCTGA
- a CDS encoding alkane 1-monooxygenase: protein MSASTLSSTGLRPEARTWQDGKRYLWPLALVVPVLPYVGFGLWHRFDNALAWYLTPFLVYVIVPVGDWLIGEDAGNPPAEREAQLQSAWYYRVLTFLYLPLQFGSLVLGAWCWSRPHVNLASRVGMVVTIGIVTGIAINTAHELGHKREDVERWLSKIALAPSGYGHFYVEHNRGHHVRVATPEDPASSRLGESFYRFWPRTVWGSLKSAWALETKKHRLRNRSPWTVRNDLLNAWLMTVVVFAGLTAWLGVGVLPFLLLQMVFGFSLLEIVNYLEHYGLLRQRTESGRYEKVEPVHSWNSDRLSTNVFLYQLQRHSDHHAYPNRRYQVLRSFDEAPQLPGGYATMIVVALFPPVWRRVMDQRVLDHYDGDPLLANLTPKLRAKYEAQAAAGASGS, encoded by the coding sequence ATGTCGGCGTCGACCCTCAGCTCCACCGGCCTGCGACCGGAGGCGCGGACCTGGCAGGACGGCAAACGGTACCTGTGGCCGCTGGCCCTGGTCGTGCCGGTCCTGCCCTACGTCGGCTTCGGCCTGTGGCACCGCTTCGACAACGCGCTGGCGTGGTACCTGACCCCGTTCCTGGTGTACGTGATCGTGCCGGTCGGGGACTGGCTGATCGGGGAGGACGCCGGCAATCCGCCGGCGGAGCGCGAGGCACAGTTGCAGTCGGCCTGGTACTACCGCGTGCTCACCTTCCTGTACCTGCCGCTGCAATTCGGCTCGCTGGTGCTGGGGGCGTGGTGCTGGAGCCGGCCGCACGTGAACCTGGCGTCCAGGGTCGGCATGGTGGTCACGATCGGCATCGTCACCGGCATCGCCATCAACACCGCGCACGAACTCGGGCACAAGCGCGAGGACGTGGAGCGCTGGCTGTCGAAGATCGCGCTCGCGCCGTCCGGGTACGGGCACTTCTACGTCGAGCACAACCGGGGGCACCACGTGCGGGTGGCGACGCCCGAGGACCCGGCGTCGTCGCGGCTGGGGGAGTCGTTCTACCGCTTCTGGCCGCGGACGGTGTGGGGCTCGCTGAAGTCGGCGTGGGCGCTGGAGACGAAGAAGCACCGGCTGCGGAACCGCTCGCCCTGGACGGTCCGCAACGACCTGCTGAACGCGTGGCTGATGACCGTCGTCGTGTTCGCGGGTCTGACGGCTTGGCTCGGGGTCGGTGTCCTGCCGTTCCTGTTGCTGCAGATGGTCTTCGGGTTCTCGCTGCTGGAGATCGTGAACTACCTGGAGCACTACGGCCTGCTGCGCCAGCGGACCGAGAGCGGCCGCTACGAGAAGGTCGAGCCGGTCCACAGCTGGAACAGCGACCGGCTGTCGACGAACGTCTTCCTCTACCAACTCCAGCGGCACAGCGACCACCACGCCTACCCGAACCGCCGCTACCAGGTGCTGCGCTCCTTCGACGAGGCGCCGCAGCTGCCCGGCGGCTACGCCACGATGATCGTGGTCGCGTTGTTCCCGCCGGTGTGGCGCAGGGTGATGGACCAGCGGGTGCTCGACCACTACGACGGCGACCCGCTGCTGGCCAACCTGACGCCGAAGCTGCGGGCGAAGTACGAGGCGCAGGCCGCGGCCGGGGCGTCGGGCAGCTGA
- a CDS encoding SDR family oxidoreductase, translating into MSVPTGPAGSFAPTVPSYVPGHNLLAGKNVAITAAAGTGIGAAAARRCLEEGARVVVSDHHERRLEETRAVLAKDFGADSVHALVCDVTREEHVQALMDGTAERFGSLDVLINNAGLGGTASVLEMTDEQWLRVLDVTLNGTFRCTRAALRRMRDQGTGGAVVNNASVIGWRAQEGQAHYAAAKAGVMALTRCSALDAAVYGVRVNAVAPSLAMHPFLAKVTTDELLAELTAREAFGRAAEPWEVANVMVFLASDYASYLTGEVLSVSSQHA; encoded by the coding sequence ATGAGTGTGCCGACCGGGCCCGCTGGGTCTTTCGCGCCGACCGTGCCGTCATACGTTCCCGGCCACAATCTGCTCGCCGGCAAGAACGTCGCGATCACCGCCGCCGCCGGGACCGGCATCGGCGCCGCCGCCGCGCGCCGCTGCCTGGAGGAGGGTGCCCGCGTCGTGGTCAGCGACCACCACGAGCGCCGGCTGGAGGAGACCCGGGCCGTGCTCGCCAAGGACTTCGGCGCCGACAGCGTCCACGCGCTCGTCTGCGACGTCACCCGCGAGGAGCATGTCCAAGCCCTGATGGACGGCACCGCCGAGCGGTTCGGCAGCCTCGACGTCCTCATCAACAACGCCGGCCTCGGGGGCACCGCGTCCGTGCTGGAGATGACCGACGAGCAGTGGCTGCGCGTCCTGGACGTCACCCTGAACGGCACCTTCCGCTGCACCCGCGCGGCCCTGCGGCGCATGCGCGACCAGGGGACGGGAGGCGCCGTGGTGAACAACGCCTCGGTCATCGGCTGGCGGGCCCAGGAGGGCCAGGCGCACTACGCCGCCGCGAAAGCCGGGGTGATGGCGCTGACCCGGTGCTCGGCCCTGGACGCCGCCGTTTACGGTGTCCGGGTGAACGCCGTCGCGCCCTCGCTGGCCATGCACCCGTTCCTCGCCAAGGTCACGACCGACGAACTGCTCGCCGAGCTGACCGCCCGCGAGGCGTTCGGGCGCGCCGCCGAGCCCTGGGAGGTCGCGAATGTCATGGTGTTCCTGGCAAGCGACTATGCCTCCTACCTGACCGGTGAAGTCCTCTCCGTTTCGAGCCAACATGCCTAA
- a CDS encoding GNAT family N-acetyltransferase, producing MTYDTPASTVRLRTITLEDCAIEEANLATPETDPYSFYGFNDPARMRKSVESGEVFQKWGDLNGRLAIEAEGEFIGTVSWHPEHYGPIPAPAINFGIQLIPAARGKGYGTEAQRQLIAYLFANTTVNRVEASTDVENFAEQRSLEKAGLVREGVCRGCHFRAGEYRDLVVFATLRADFDAERASAAGTKVRTGFTA from the coding sequence ATGACTTACGACACCCCCGCGAGCACGGTGCGCCTTCGTACGATCACGCTCGAGGACTGCGCCATCGAAGAGGCCAACCTGGCGACCCCGGAGACCGATCCGTATAGCTTCTACGGCTTCAACGACCCGGCCCGCATGCGCAAGAGCGTGGAGTCGGGCGAGGTGTTCCAGAAGTGGGGCGACCTGAACGGCCGGCTCGCGATCGAGGCCGAGGGCGAGTTCATCGGCACCGTCAGCTGGCACCCGGAGCACTACGGCCCGATCCCGGCGCCGGCGATCAACTTCGGCATCCAGCTGATCCCCGCCGCACGCGGCAAGGGCTACGGCACCGAGGCGCAGCGCCAGCTCATCGCCTACCTGTTCGCCAACACCACGGTGAACCGCGTCGAGGCCTCGACGGACGTGGAGAACTTCGCCGAGCAGCGCTCGCTGGAGAAGGCCGGCCTGGTCCGCGAGGGCGTCTGCCGCGGCTGCCACTTCCGGGCCGGGGAGTACCGCGACCTGGTCGTCTTCGCCACCCTCCGGGCCGACTTCGACGCCGAACGCGCGTCCGCCGCCGGCACCAAGGTCCGCACCGGCTTCACCGCCTGA
- a CDS encoding TetR/AcrR family transcriptional regulator, which yields MPKTPPALPPHRDRRTELLTLAAGLFAERGYKNTTVRDIADAAGILSGSLYHHFDSKETMADEILRTFLDELFRDYRAIVERESDPRRAFEQLVDASFQAIDRSHAAIALYQNEAKQLRQSPRFAYLDDTDREFREIWLGTLEKGIASGAFRADLDATMAYRFVRDTVWVAVRWYVPGGKLTAEAVSAQYLSMILEGFQSRD from the coding sequence ATGCCTAAGACACCGCCTGCACTCCCCCCTCATCGGGACCGCCGCACCGAGCTGCTGACCCTGGCCGCCGGCCTGTTCGCCGAGCGCGGCTACAAGAACACGACGGTGCGCGACATCGCCGACGCCGCGGGGATCCTGTCCGGGAGCCTGTACCACCACTTCGACTCGAAAGAGACGATGGCGGACGAGATCCTGCGGACGTTCCTGGACGAGCTGTTCCGCGACTACCGCGCGATCGTCGAGCGCGAGAGCGATCCGCGCCGCGCCTTCGAGCAACTCGTCGACGCCTCGTTCCAGGCCATCGACCGCAGCCACGCGGCGATCGCGCTGTACCAGAACGAGGCCAAGCAACTGCGCCAGTCGCCGCGCTTCGCCTACCTGGACGACACCGACCGCGAGTTCCGCGAGATCTGGCTGGGCACGCTGGAGAAGGGCATCGCCTCGGGGGCGTTCCGCGCCGATCTGGACGCCACGATGGCCTACCGCTTCGTGCGCGACACGGTGTGGGTCGCGGTGCGGTGGTACGTGCCCGGCGGCAAGCTCACGGCCGAGGCCGTCTCGGCCCAGTACCTCTCCATGATCCTCGAAGGATTCCAGAGCCGGGACTAG
- a CDS encoding acyl-CoA dehydrogenase family protein yields the protein MDLSFSAAEDAFRAEVRSWLAAHVPPEPLPSMDTAEGFEAHRRWELDLFQERYSVVSWPTEYGGRGASITEWLIFEEEYWAAGSPGRVAQNGINLLAPSLLDHGTEAQKERFLPAMASGEQIWAQVWSEPEAGSDLAALRSTAVRAPSDDGWLLSGQKTWSSRATFADWGFGLFRSDPAAERHRGLTYFLFPLTAPGITVRPIPQFDGEPGFAELFFDDVYVPDTDVLGAAGDGWKVTMATAGKERGLYLRSPGRYLATAERLIALWKQAGRPAEFRDRVAEAWIGAQAYRLATFETAARIADGGTLGAETSVNKLFWSELDLAMHETALDLLGPHAERLDSAWMDGYLFALAGPIYAGTNEVQRNVVAERVLGLPRGAR from the coding sequence GTGGACCTGAGCTTCAGCGCGGCCGAGGACGCGTTCCGGGCGGAGGTGCGCTCCTGGCTGGCCGCCCATGTGCCGCCCGAGCCGCTGCCGTCGATGGACACCGCCGAGGGCTTCGAGGCGCATCGCCGCTGGGAGCTGGACCTGTTCCAGGAGCGGTATTCGGTGGTGTCGTGGCCGACCGAGTACGGCGGCCGCGGCGCCTCGATCACCGAGTGGCTGATCTTCGAAGAGGAGTACTGGGCCGCGGGCAGCCCGGGCCGGGTGGCGCAGAACGGCATCAACCTGCTGGCGCCCTCGTTGCTGGACCACGGGACCGAGGCGCAGAAAGAGCGGTTCCTGCCCGCGATGGCCTCCGGCGAGCAGATCTGGGCGCAGGTGTGGTCCGAGCCGGAGGCCGGATCGGACCTCGCGGCGCTGCGCTCGACAGCGGTGCGGGCGCCGTCGGACGACGGGTGGCTGCTGTCGGGGCAGAAGACGTGGTCCTCCCGGGCGACGTTCGCGGACTGGGGCTTCGGCCTGTTCCGCAGCGACCCGGCCGCCGAGCGTCATCGGGGGCTGACGTACTTCCTGTTCCCCTTGACCGCGCCGGGGATCACGGTGCGCCCGATCCCGCAGTTCGACGGCGAACCCGGCTTCGCAGAGCTCTTCTTCGACGACGTGTACGTCCCGGACACAGACGTGCTCGGCGCGGCCGGCGACGGCTGGAAGGTCACGATGGCCACGGCCGGCAAGGAGCGCGGCCTGTACCTGCGCTCGCCGGGACGGTACCTGGCCACGGCCGAACGGCTGATCGCGTTGTGGAAGCAGGCCGGCAGACCGGCCGAGTTCCGGGACCGGGTCGCCGAGGCCTGGATCGGGGCGCAAGCGTACCGGCTGGCGACGTTCGAGACCGCTGCGCGGATCGCGGACGGCGGAACGCTCGGCGCGGAGACGAGCGTGAACAAGCTGTTCTGGTCGGAGCTCGACCTGGCGATGCACGAGACGGCGCTGGACCTGCTCGGCCCGCACGCCGAGCGCCTGGACTCGGCCTGGATGGACGGCTACCTGTTCGCCCTCGCCGGGCCGATCTACGCGGGAACCAACGAAGTGCAGCGCAATGTGGTCGCCGAGCGGGTGCTCGGCCTGCCGAGGGGGGCGCGGTGA
- a CDS encoding acyl-CoA dehydrogenase family protein: MELTDTAEDEAFRAEIFRTELRAWLHEHLAGEFAAARGLGGPGREHEAFDVRLAWDRHLAAHGWTCLDWPKEYGGREIGVAQQVIFHEEYARADAPIRVSHIGEQLLGPTLIAFGTEEQKQRFLPGIRDVTELWCQGYSEPDAGSDLANVKTTAVLSEDGSEWILNGQKVWTSLAHLADWCFVVARTDAAAAKHRGLSYLLVPMRQPGVEVRPILQLTRTSEFNEVYFTDARTPAGNVVGAVNDGWRVAMATLGFERGVSTLGQQIGFRRELDGVIALAKRTGAAQDPLIQDRLVRAAIGLDVLRLNALRSMTGLTGPTAPTDNAGARGTPGPEASIAKLAWARWHRDLGELAMDVLGPAGTVTGPDYDLDEWQRLWLFSRADTIYGGSDEIQRNVIAERVLGLPKEPRA, translated from the coding sequence GTGGAGCTCACCGACACCGCCGAGGACGAGGCGTTCCGTGCGGAGATTTTCCGGACCGAGCTCCGGGCCTGGCTCCACGAGCACCTCGCCGGCGAGTTCGCCGCGGCCCGAGGTCTTGGCGGCCCGGGACGCGAGCACGAGGCCTTCGACGTCCGCCTCGCCTGGGACCGCCATCTCGCCGCGCACGGCTGGACCTGCCTGGACTGGCCGAAGGAGTACGGCGGCCGGGAGATCGGCGTCGCGCAGCAGGTCATCTTCCACGAGGAGTACGCGCGCGCCGACGCGCCGATCCGCGTCAGCCACATCGGCGAACAGCTGCTGGGACCCACGCTCATCGCCTTCGGCACCGAAGAGCAGAAGCAGCGCTTCCTGCCGGGCATCCGCGACGTGACAGAGCTCTGGTGCCAGGGGTACTCCGAACCCGATGCCGGCTCGGACCTCGCCAACGTCAAGACCACCGCCGTGCTCTCGGAGGACGGCAGCGAGTGGATCCTCAACGGCCAGAAGGTTTGGACCTCGCTGGCGCACCTGGCCGACTGGTGCTTCGTCGTGGCGCGCACCGACGCCGCCGCGGCCAAACATCGAGGCCTGTCATACCTGCTGGTGCCGATGCGGCAGCCCGGCGTCGAGGTCCGCCCGATCCTGCAGCTCACCAGGACCTCGGAGTTCAACGAGGTCTACTTCACCGACGCGCGCACCCCGGCGGGCAATGTCGTGGGCGCGGTGAACGACGGTTGGCGGGTCGCGATGGCCACCCTCGGTTTCGAGCGCGGCGTCTCCACGCTCGGTCAGCAGATCGGCTTCCGACGCGAGCTCGACGGCGTCATCGCGCTCGCCAAGCGGACCGGGGCGGCCCAGGACCCGCTGATCCAGGACCGGCTCGTCCGCGCCGCGATCGGTCTGGACGTGCTGCGGCTCAATGCCCTGCGATCGATGACCGGCCTGACCGGCCCGACCGCCCCGACCGACAACGCCGGGGCCCGGGGCACACCCGGGCCCGAGGCCTCGATCGCCAAGCTGGCCTGGGCCCGCTGGCACCGCGACCTCGGCGAGCTGGCGATGGACGTGCTCGGCCCGGCCGGCACCGTCACCGGGCCGGACTACGACCTCGACGAGTGGCAGCGGCTGTGGCTGTTCAGCCGTGCCGACACCATCTACGGCGGATCCGACGAGATCCAGCGGAACGTCATCGCCGAGCGCGTCCTCGGCCTGCCGAAGGAGCCGCGAGCATGA
- a CDS encoding acyl-CoA dehydrogenase family protein, producing the protein MRFALTGEQRDFRDAVDSLLRDADGIAAARAWAAGDTKPGLEIWRGLAGIGMHSLAGEYPVELCAAMERVGYHAAPGPYPESLAVATVRPDWRERIAAGAIATAAMPPVAPWAPNADVASLCLSVTVAGPAASLDPTRSLFAVEGASPNELLLDTAALLTAAQLLGLGQAALDMTVAYAKQRVQYGRVIGEYQAVKHRLADAHTGLEFARPLVFAAALSSDSGDISAAKAAASDAAYRAARAALQLHGAIGYTDEYDLSVFFKKIRALHSAWGSPSFHRERLLHHIARSPRVG; encoded by the coding sequence GTGAGATTCGCTCTGACCGGGGAGCAGCGCGACTTCCGCGATGCTGTCGACTCTTTGTTGCGCGACGCGGACGGCATCGCCGCGGCCCGCGCCTGGGCCGCCGGCGACACCAAGCCGGGACTGGAGATCTGGCGCGGCCTGGCCGGGATCGGGATGCACTCGCTGGCGGGCGAGTACCCGGTGGAGCTGTGCGCGGCGATGGAACGGGTCGGCTACCACGCGGCGCCCGGGCCGTATCCGGAATCCCTGGCGGTGGCGACGGTACGGCCCGACTGGCGCGAGCGCATCGCCGCCGGCGCGATCGCCACCGCCGCCATGCCGCCGGTCGCGCCCTGGGCGCCGAACGCCGACGTCGCGAGTCTTTGCCTGTCGGTGACGGTCGCCGGGCCGGCCGCCTCGCTGGATCCGACCCGGTCGCTGTTCGCCGTCGAGGGCGCGTCGCCGAACGAGCTCCTGCTCGACACCGCCGCGCTGCTCACGGCCGCGCAGCTGCTCGGCCTCGGCCAGGCCGCGCTCGACATGACCGTCGCCTACGCCAAACAGCGTGTGCAGTACGGCCGCGTCATCGGCGAATACCAGGCGGTCAAGCACCGCCTCGCCGACGCGCACACCGGCCTGGAGTTCGCGCGTCCCCTCGTCTTCGCCGCCGCCCTGAGCTCCGACTCGGGCGACATCTCCGCGGCGAAGGCCGCCGCGAGCGACGCCGCCTACCGCGCGGCCCGTGCCGCGCTCCAGCTCCACGGCGCCATCGGCTACACCGACGAGTACGACCTGTCCGTCTTCTTCAAGAAGATCAGGGCACTCCACTCCGCCTGGGGAAGCCCTTCCTTCCACCGTGAGCGGCTGCTCCACCACATAGCAAGATCCCCACGGGTAGGGTGA
- a CDS encoding NAD(P)H-dependent flavin oxidoreductase, whose translation MPEQRIRTRWTELVGVRHPIVQTGMGWVAGPHLVTATAKAGALGILASATMSYDELATAIREVKERTDAPFGVNLRADAADAAERVDLLIKEGVRVASFALAPKQELIAKLKDAGTVVVPSIGAKRHAEKVAAWGVDAVVVQGGEGGGHTGGVATSLLLPQITAAVDIPVLAAGGFFDGRGLAAALAYGAEGIAMGTRFLLTSDSRVPDAVKALYLAADVNGTVATPKIDGVPHRVLRTGLVEQIERSGTVSSLLRSARNGLAFKKMTGMSLRAMAKDGLAMRRHHGLRLGQVVMAANTPMLLKAGLVRGDPAAGVLSAGQVVGLIEDLPSCEDLIDRIIAEAVAATARTSATVVG comes from the coding sequence ATGCCGGAACAGCGGATCCGCACCCGGTGGACGGAGCTCGTGGGCGTCCGGCACCCGATCGTGCAGACCGGCATGGGCTGGGTCGCCGGTCCGCATCTGGTGACCGCGACGGCGAAGGCCGGGGCGCTGGGGATCCTGGCGTCGGCGACCATGTCCTACGACGAACTGGCCACGGCGATCCGCGAAGTGAAGGAGCGCACTGATGCTCCCTTCGGGGTGAATCTGCGGGCTGACGCGGCCGACGCCGCCGAGCGGGTGGACCTGCTCATCAAGGAGGGCGTGCGGGTCGCGTCCTTCGCCCTGGCCCCGAAACAGGAGCTGATCGCGAAGCTGAAGGACGCCGGAACCGTCGTGGTCCCCTCCATCGGCGCCAAACGGCACGCCGAGAAGGTCGCGGCCTGGGGCGTGGACGCGGTCGTCGTCCAGGGCGGCGAAGGCGGCGGACACACCGGCGGCGTGGCCACCAGCCTGCTGCTGCCGCAGATCACCGCGGCCGTGGACATCCCGGTCCTGGCCGCCGGCGGGTTCTTCGACGGCCGGGGCCTGGCCGCGGCCCTGGCCTACGGTGCCGAGGGCATCGCGATGGGCACGCGTTTCCTGCTGACCTCCGACTCCCGCGTCCCGGACGCCGTGAAGGCGCTCTATCTGGCGGCCGACGTCAACGGGACCGTCGCGACCCCGAAGATCGACGGCGTCCCGCACCGCGTGCTGCGCACCGGGCTCGTGGAGCAGATCGAGCGCTCGGGCACGGTGAGCTCGCTGCTGCGCTCGGCGCGCAACGGCCTGGCCTTCAAGAAGATGACCGGCATGTCGCTGCGCGCGATGGCCAAGGACGGCCTGGCCATGCGCAGGCACCACGGCCTGCGCCTGGGACAGGTCGTGATGGCCGCGAACACCCCGATGCTGCTGAAAGCCGGGCTGGTGCGCGGCGATCCGGCCGCCGGGGTGCTGTCGGCGGGCCAGGTGGTCGGCCTCATCGAGGACCTGCCGAGCTGCGAGGACCTCATCGACCGGATCATCGCCGAGGCGGTGGCGGCAACGGCGAGGACGTCCGCGACTGTAGTGGGCTAA
- a CDS encoding helix-turn-helix transcriptional regulator: MRASRLVSLLLLLQTRGRMTAQQLADELEVSVRTIYRDVESLHEAGIPLYGDAGPAGGYQLLAGYRTRLTGLSANEAEAMFLAALPGPAAELGLGSVMAAAQLKVKAALPPELADRSGRIQERFLLDAPGWYDDGDTSPFLPAVAEAVWNQRRIRILYRRWTEPPEVVRTLAPYGIVLKTGKWYTVAESAGRINTFRVNQILELTALEDDDSRFERPADFDLNAYWAQQVAEFRARLVQGDALIRLSPAGRQRLEEVMAADVVNAVNATAEDDHERAGWVKATVPIESLTHAHGQFLALGAGVEVVAPEALRERIAETAAGLARMYGGIA; encoded by the coding sequence ATGCGCGCCAGCCGACTCGTATCCCTGCTCCTGCTCCTGCAGACGCGGGGACGTATGACGGCCCAACAGCTCGCCGACGAACTGGAGGTCTCGGTCCGCACCATCTACCGCGACGTCGAGTCGCTGCACGAGGCCGGCATCCCGCTCTACGGCGACGCCGGCCCGGCCGGCGGCTACCAGCTCCTGGCCGGCTACCGCACCCGCCTGACCGGCCTGTCGGCCAACGAGGCCGAGGCCATGTTCCTGGCCGCGCTCCCGGGCCCGGCCGCCGAACTCGGACTGGGCTCGGTCATGGCCGCGGCGCAGCTGAAGGTGAAGGCGGCCCTGCCGCCGGAGCTGGCCGACCGCAGCGGCCGCATCCAGGAGCGCTTCCTGCTCGACGCGCCCGGCTGGTACGACGACGGCGACACCAGCCCGTTCCTGCCGGCCGTCGCCGAGGCGGTCTGGAACCAGCGGCGTATCAGGATCCTGTATCGCCGCTGGACCGAGCCGCCGGAGGTCGTGCGCACGCTGGCGCCGTACGGGATCGTCCTGAAGACCGGCAAGTGGTACACCGTCGCCGAATCCGCCGGACGGATCAACACCTTCCGCGTGAACCAGATCCTGGAACTGACCGCGCTGGAGGACGACGACTCCCGCTTCGAGCGCCCCGCCGACTTCGACCTGAACGCCTACTGGGCCCAGCAGGTCGCGGAGTTCCGGGCGCGCCTGGTCCAGGGCGACGCGCTGATCCGCTTGTCGCCGGCCGGGAGGCAGCGGCTGGAGGAGGTGATGGCGGCCGACGTGGTGAACGCGGTCAACGCCACCGCCGAGGACGACCACGAGCGCGCCGGCTGGGTCAAGGCGACGGTGCCGATCGAGTCGCTGACCCATGCGCACGGCCAGTTCCTGGCGTTGGGCGCCGGCGTCGAGGTGGTGGCCCCGGAGGCGTTGCGGGAGCGGATCGCCGAGACGGCCGCGGGGCTGGCCCGGATGTACGGCGGCATCGCATGA